The following are encoded in a window of Sulfurimonas sp. C5 genomic DNA:
- the hypA gene encoding hydrogenase/urease nickel incorporation protein HypA has product MHEYSIVQSLLNSCEEHAAENNASSVSKVVVKIGVMSGVEPDLLQTAFDTFKEKSVCENAEFVINIQKVIIVCNECKTEKVLEELEYKCDNCGSINVEVIDGEEMYLMQLELN; this is encoded by the coding sequence ATGCATGAGTACAGTATTGTACAGTCACTTTTAAACAGTTGTGAAGAACACGCTGCAGAGAACAATGCCAGTTCTGTTTCAAAGGTTGTTGTAAAAATCGGTGTGATGAGTGGAGTAGAGCCTGATTTGCTGCAAACAGCATTTGATACTTTTAAGGAAAAAAGTGTTTGTGAAAATGCAGAGTTTGTTATAAATATTCAAAAAGTTATAATAGTATGTAACGAATGTAAAACAGAAAAAGTTCTAGAAGAACTAGAATATAAATGTGATAATTGCGGCAGTATAAATGTTGAAGTAATAGATGGTGAAGAGATGTATTTAATGCAACTTGAGCTAAATTAG
- the rplU gene encoding 50S ribosomal protein L21: MYAIIKNGGKQYKVQEGDVLELDKMSLEPEATIEIKEVLAVNAGELKVGAPYVDGAVVTAEVISEGRDKKVVIFKKRRRKDSKVKRGFRRDHTRVRITKIAA; this comes from the coding sequence ATGTACGCAATTATTAAAAATGGTGGTAAGCAATATAAAGTTCAAGAGGGTGACGTTCTAGAATTAGATAAAATGTCTCTTGAGCCAGAAGCTACTATCGAAATCAAAGAAGTTCTAGCAGTAAACGCTGGTGAGCTTAAAGTTGGAGCTCCATACGTAGACGGTGCTGTTGTAACTGCTGAAGTAATTAGTGAAGGTCGTGACAAGAAAGTTGTTATCTTCAAAAAACGTCGTCGTAAAGACAGTAAAGTAAAACGTGGTTTCAGAAGAGATCACACTCGTGTTCGTATCACGAAAATAGCTGCATAA
- a CDS encoding HypC/HybG/HupF family hydrogenase formation chaperone: protein MCLSIPSKVVQIDEQTNIATVDTMGVQREASLDLMAEGDVAIGDYVLIHIGFIMNKIDEEDALASLETYKEILTAMDEEERQNAILEADRCEGS from the coding sequence ATGTGTCTTTCTATTCCGTCTAAAGTCGTTCAGATTGATGAACAAACAAATATTGCAACCGTAGATACTATGGGTGTTCAACGTGAAGCAAGTTTGGATCTGATGGCTGAAGGTGATGTAGCGATTGGTGATTATGTACTGATTCATATAGGTTTTATTATGAATAAAATAGATGAAGAAGACGCACTTGCTTCCTTGGAGACTTATAAAGAGATACTTACAGCTATGGATGAGGAGGAGAGGCAAAACGCCATATTAGAGGCTGATAGATGTGAAGGAAGCTGA
- the rpmA gene encoding 50S ribosomal protein L27, which yields MAHKKGQGSTQNNRDSAGRRLGVKKYGGEAVVAGNIIIRQRGTKVHPGKNVGMGKDHTIYALVDGVVSFERKDKKRKQVSIIPAA from the coding sequence ATGGCTCATAAGAAAGGTCAAGGTAGTACACAGAATAACCGTGATTCAGCTGGTCGTAGACTTGGTGTAAAAAAATATGGTGGAGAAGCTGTTGTTGCTGGTAACATCATTATCCGTCAAAGAGGAACAAAAGTTCACCCTGGTAAAAATGTAGGTATGGGTAAAGACCACACTATCTACGCTTTAGTTGACGGTGTTGTTTCTTTTGAAAGAAAAGATAAGAAACGTAAACAAGTTTCTATCATTCCTGCTGCATAA
- the hypD gene encoding hydrogenase formation protein HypD — translation MGLELKNLYNDFRDAKTIKAYAKLIAQDAKKLPRPINIMEVCGGHTHTIMKYGILQLLPPNIKFIHGPGCPVCVMPKERVDHAYALAMQKDVILVTLGDMIKVPGSNGSLQDARAKGADVRFVYSPMECLKISKENPTKRIIFFAIGFETTTPMTAALLEQVIKQDIHNILVHINHVTVPEPMRVLLSDDECNIDAFLGPSHVSVISGSKIYEEFPKKWGKPVVVSGFEPVDVMESISMVVKQFVESRCELEVQYKRAVTYDGNLNAQKLIAKYFEKAPHFRFRGLGDIPEGGLKLKKEYDKYNAEVIYDAILPKEEIDDHKLCKCGEILKGKATPPECSIFGTACKPNTPIGSCMVSSEGACAAYYKYGNLL, via the coding sequence ATGGGTTTAGAATTAAAAAATCTTTATAATGATTTCCGTGATGCAAAAACTATCAAAGCTTATGCAAAACTCATAGCACAAGATGCAAAAAAACTGCCCCGTCCCATAAACATTATGGAGGTGTGCGGCGGTCATACCCATACTATTATGAAGTATGGAATACTACAACTTTTACCACCCAACATAAAATTTATTCACGGGCCCGGATGTCCCGTATGTGTCATGCCTAAAGAGAGAGTAGACCATGCTTATGCATTAGCTATGCAAAAAGATGTGATCCTCGTGACGCTTGGAGATATGATCAAAGTACCAGGAAGTAACGGGAGCCTACAAGATGCTCGTGCAAAAGGTGCCGATGTACGTTTTGTGTACTCACCTATGGAGTGTCTAAAAATTTCAAAAGAAAATCCAACAAAGAGAATTATCTTTTTTGCCATAGGATTTGAAACAACGACACCGATGACAGCGGCACTGCTTGAGCAAGTTATAAAACAAGATATACATAATATTTTGGTTCATATAAATCATGTTACCGTTCCCGAACCGATGCGTGTACTGCTTAGTGATGATGAGTGTAATATAGATGCCTTTTTGGGACCCTCACACGTAAGCGTAATCAGCGGTAGTAAAATTTATGAAGAGTTTCCTAAAAAATGGGGCAAGCCTGTTGTTGTGAGTGGATTCGAGCCTGTTGATGTAATGGAATCTATCAGTATGGTAGTAAAACAGTTTGTAGAGTCTCGCTGTGAGCTTGAAGTACAATATAAACGTGCCGTTACATATGATGGAAATCTAAATGCACAAAAGTTGATCGCAAAGTATTTTGAAAAAGCACCACATTTTCGTTTTCGAGGACTTGGAGATATTCCCGAGGGTGGCTTGAAACTGAAAAAAGAATACGATAAATACAATGCAGAGGTGATATACGATGCAATACTCCCTAAAGAGGAGATAGATGATCACAAACTTTGTAAGTGTGGAGAGATATTAAAAGGAAAAGCGACTCCACCGGAGTGCAGCATCTTTGGAACTGCCTGTAAACCAAATACTCCGATCGGCAGTTGTATGGTAAGCAGTGAAGGTGCATGTGCCGCTTATTATAAATATGGTAACCTTTTATAG
- the hypB gene encoding hydrogenase nickel incorporation protein HypB codes for MCQDCGCSITTDVHEHTHEHHHHDHGHHHHDHGHHHHGSSEEHQKAHAHIHDNPQLNDPKTISVISKILDKNDHEAAHNREHLNSHKVLGINLMSSPGSGKTTLLEHLADVADFKFSVVEGDLETSRDAERLQSKGITAHQIQTGSACHLDAFMVHKALHHIDLDAVDVCFVENVGNLVCPASYDVGTHLNIVLVSVPEGEDKIAKYPVMFRQADLILFTKTDLLPYFDYNIEKEKEMARKLKPNVDILEVSTKDEESLKKVASWIKFKMEMR; via the coding sequence ATGTGTCAAGATTGCGGCTGTAGTATAACAACTGATGTTCATGAACATACTCATGAACATCACCATCACGATCATGGACATCATCATCATGACCATGGTCATCATCATCACGGAAGTAGTGAAGAACATCAAAAAGCGCATGCACATATTCACGATAATCCTCAACTCAATGACCCAAAAACAATCTCGGTAATCTCAAAGATACTTGATAAAAACGATCATGAAGCAGCACACAACAGAGAGCATTTAAACTCTCATAAGGTGCTCGGAATAAATCTCATGAGTAGTCCGGGAAGTGGAAAAACCACTTTACTAGAACATCTTGCAGACGTAGCTGATTTTAAGTTCAGTGTAGTTGAGGGTGATCTTGAAACAAGCCGTGATGCTGAAAGATTACAAAGCAAAGGGATAACGGCACATCAAATACAGACAGGTTCGGCATGTCATTTAGATGCATTTATGGTGCATAAGGCATTACATCATATAGATTTAGATGCTGTTGATGTTTGTTTTGTCGAGAATGTTGGAAATCTGGTTTGTCCTGCAAGTTATGATGTAGGTACACATTTAAATATTGTACTTGTATCTGTACCTGAAGGGGAAGACAAGATCGCAAAATATCCTGTGATGTTTCGTCAAGCAGATTTAATCCTTTTCACGAAAACAGATCTTTTGCCTTATTTTGATTACAATATTGAAAAAGAGAAAGAGATGGCTCGAAAGCTCAAACCAAATGTAGATATTTTAGAAGTGAGCACAAAAGATGAAGAGAGCTTGAAAAAAGTGGCTTCTTGGATAAAGTTTAAAATGGAGATGCGTTAA
- the hypE gene encoding hydrogenase expression/formation protein HypE: MTNTITLAQGNGGEENNELISNVFYRAFENEILAKSEDAAVIESGKLAMSTDSFTVSPLFFNGGDIGKLAVCGTCNDLAMMGAKPKYLTCSVIMEEGFELNQLKSIVESMKSELAKNGAVVVSGDTKVVQKGSVDKIFINTTGIGEVLQEGISSNNISEDDLILVSRDIGAHGAAIFAAREGIELETELQSDCESLFSTVEALITNGIQITAMRDATRGGLAAVLNEWAKQSDVCIEVEEEKIPVNQYVQGICEMLGFEAIALANEGTFVLAVKEKDTQTALDVLRKFHPNAQIIAKVTQEKPKKVILHSSWGTKRFLETPTGELLPRIC; this comes from the coding sequence ATGACAAATACAATAACTCTAGCACAAGGTAACGGCGGAGAAGAAAATAACGAACTTATCTCTAACGTATTTTATAGAGCATTTGAAAATGAGATACTTGCAAAAAGTGAAGATGCCGCTGTTATAGAATCGGGAAAACTGGCTATGAGTACGGACAGTTTTACTGTATCGCCATTATTTTTTAATGGTGGAGACATTGGAAAGCTTGCGGTTTGCGGTACATGTAACGATCTAGCTATGATGGGTGCAAAACCTAAATACCTTACTTGCAGTGTTATCATGGAAGAGGGCTTTGAGCTTAATCAACTTAAAAGCATTGTTGAGAGTATGAAAAGCGAACTTGCAAAAAACGGTGCTGTAGTTGTCAGCGGCGATACGAAAGTGGTGCAAAAGGGGAGTGTAGATAAAATATTTATCAACACGACTGGTATAGGGGAAGTACTGCAAGAAGGGATCAGCTCAAATAACATAAGTGAAGATGATTTGATTTTAGTGAGTCGTGATATTGGTGCCCACGGTGCCGCTATTTTTGCAGCCCGTGAGGGGATAGAACTCGAAACGGAATTACAAAGTGATTGTGAAAGTTTGTTTTCAACCGTAGAAGCTTTAATAACTAACGGTATACAAATAACAGCAATGCGTGATGCAACCCGTGGAGGATTAGCTGCAGTTTTAAACGAATGGGCAAAACAATCAGATGTATGTATAGAGGTTGAAGAAGAAAAAATCCCTGTAAATCAATATGTGCAAGGTATTTGTGAGATGCTTGGATTTGAAGCGATAGCTCTGGCAAATGAGGGGACTTTTGTATTAGCGGTAAAAGAGAAAGATACACAAACAGCTTTAGATGTTTTACGCAAATTTCATCCAAATGCGCAAATCATTGCAAAAGTAACACAGGAAAAACCTAAAAAGGTAATACTGCATAGTTCTTGGGGAACAAAACGTTTTTTAGAAACTCCTACGGGTGAGTTGCTTCCGAGGATCTGCTAA
- a CDS encoding HupE/UreJ family protein: MKILLALMALSAMAFGHTTTLESGGFSSGFLHPISGLDHILAMVGVGMLAYASARKGAVLLVAFMGAMVVAATLGFAGVEFAYTEEGILLSIAVVFALIGFAKKISMGAIVAIIAFFGMFHGFAHGAEFQSGSFLAYMAGFSTSTLLLHISGIALAYAYAKTAMKKQTQLA, translated from the coding sequence ATGAAAATCTTATTGGCATTGATGGCTCTTTCAGCTATGGCATTTGGACACACAACAACTCTAGAGAGTGGTGGTTTTAGCAGTGGTTTTTTACACCCGATTAGTGGGCTTGATCATATCTTGGCAATGGTTGGTGTAGGTATGCTTGCATATGCATCGGCTAGAAAAGGTGCTGTACTTTTAGTTGCTTTTATGGGAGCGATGGTTGTAGCTGCTACTTTAGGTTTTGCAGGTGTTGAATTCGCATATACTGAAGAGGGGATTTTACTCTCTATAGCAGTTGTTTTCGCACTTATCGGTTTTGCTAAAAAGATCTCTATGGGTGCAATCGTTGCAATTATTGCGTTTTTCGGAATGTTTCATGGATTTGCTCATGGTGCAGAGTTCCAAAGCGGAAGCTTTTTAGCATATATGGCAGGTTTTTCTACTTCGACACTTCTTTTACACATCAGCGGTATTGCTCTAGCATATGCATATGCTAAAACTGCGATGAAAAAACAAACACAGTTAGCATAA